In one window of Helianthus annuus cultivar XRQ/B chromosome 17, HanXRQr2.0-SUNRISE, whole genome shotgun sequence DNA:
- the LOC110867670 gene encoding uncharacterized protein LOC110867670: MILNTSFLTFIFPLNLQTNRKSPQFHPQFPLFTSPKPPISMATTGAGESTSLTATAAQSSVPNSSLTLLFVEMGVGYDQHGQDVTKAAMKACRDAISSNSIPAFRRGSIPGISFDQMKLQIKLGVPRSLQPTLDIEKVKSVFPYGKIENVEVVDGGLICSSGVHVEEMGDKDDNCYIVNAAVYVGY, from the exons ATGATCCTCAACACTTCATTTCTCACATTCATATTCCCCTTAAATCTACAAACAAATCGCAAATCTCCACAATTTCATCCCCAATTTCCACTTTTCACCTCTCCAAAACCACCGATTTCCATGGCGACCACCGGCGCCGGAGAATCCACGTCACTAACTGCCACCGCAGCTCAATCGTCTGTACCGAACTCTTCTCTTACACTATTGTTTGTTGAAATGGGAGTCGGTTACGATCAGCACGG GCAGGATGTTACGAAAGCGGCAATGAAAGCTTGTAGGGATGCGATTTCTTCCAATTCGATTCCTGCTTTCCGTAGAG GGTCCATACCGGGCATTTCATTTGACCAAATGAAACTACAAATAAAACTTGGAGTTCCTCGATCTCTTCAGCCTACTTTGGATATCGAGAAAGTGAAGTCTGTTTTCCCTTA TGGGAAAATAGAGAATGTTGAAGTGGTGGATGGTGGATTGATATGCTCAAGTGGTGTGCATGTGGAAGAAATGGGAGACAAGGATGATAATTGCTACATAGTTAATGCGGCTGTATATGTTGGCTACTGA